The Diospyros lotus cultivar Yz01 chromosome 15, ASM1463336v1, whole genome shotgun sequence genome has a window encoding:
- the LOC127791676 gene encoding G-type lectin S-receptor-like serine/threonine-protein kinase At4g27290 — protein MYNLASMGSWRLNSCQEGKIKDGETIVSSNGTFELGFFSPGNSKKRYVGMWYKEMSTTVVWVANRETPLADTSGVLKVIDPGILVLVNGSSSIIWSTNASISAQNPVAQLLESGNLVVKDVNGSNSEQILWQSFDYPGDTLLAGMKLRKNWVTGKQWYLSSWRSTDDPAPGDYTYSLDINGYPQIFLYEGSTKVFCSEPWNGVRFSGPHLRPNSIYKYGVVFEKDEIYYRYDLLDSSVVSRFILAPNGIGQRWTWVNKTIGWVLYLTVTTDNCDDYGLCGSYGTCNVNKSPVCGCLSKFVSKNPRDCVEVRFF, from the exons ATGTACAATCTGGCTTCAATGGGTAGTTGGAGACTAAATTCATGCCAAGAAGGGAAGATCAAGG ATGGAGAGACCATAGTGTCATCAAATGGAACCTTTGAACTGGGGTTCTTCAGTCCTGGCAATTCCAAGAAGCGGTATGTGGGAATGTGGTACAAGGAAATGTCTACTACCGTGGTATGGGTTGCCAACAGAGAAACGCCACTTGCAGATACATCTGGTGTCTTAAAGGTCATTGATCCAGGAATTCTAGTCCTTGTCAATGGTTCAAGTAGCATCATATGGTCCACAAATGCATCAATCTCTGCACAGAATCCAGTCGCTCAGCTTCTGGAATCAGGAAACCTGGTTGTGAAAGATGTTAATGGTAGCAATTCAGAGCAGATCCTATGGCAGAGTTTTGACTATCCGGGTGATACCCTTTTGGCGGGGATGAAGCTTCGGAAGAACTGGGTGACAGGCAAACAGTGGTATCTCTCATCCTGGAGGAGCACAGATGATCCAGCACCAGGTGATTATACTTATAGCCTGGATATCAATGGCTACCCACAAATTTTTTTGTACGAGGGTTCCACCAAGGTGTTCTGTTCGGAGCCTTGGAATGGAGTCCGGTTCAGTGGACCACACTTAAGACCAAATTCAATTTATAAGTATGGGGTGGTATTTGAAAAGGATGAGATCTATTACAGATATGATCTCCTTGACAGCTCTGTTGTTTCAAGGTTTATCTTGGCTCCTAATGGCATTGGACAGCGCTGGACATGGGTTAATAAAACCATTGGTTGGGTTCTTTATCTGACAGTGACAACAGATAACTGCGACGATTATGGACTATGTGGTTCATATGGTACCTGTAATGTTAACAAATCCCCTGTTTGTGGCTGTTTGAGTAAATTTGTTTCGAAAAACCCCAGAGATTGTGTTGAAGTCAGATTTTTCTAG
- the LOC127791845 gene encoding pentatricopeptide repeat-containing protein At3g29230-like, producing MLSVSDITYAGHMFTRIAQPNTFIWNTMVRGYVSISNPKMALHFYAKMRRNGLLGDGYTYPFVLKACGMLGGYWEGREIHGEVVKAGLVGDVFVRNGLIGLYCKEEEMGCARRLFDGFPGRNLVSWNLMLGGYVGSGDAREAEKVFDEMPDRDAVSYSIMIDGYGKKFGDVIRARELFDSMPIKDLISWNSMIDSYAKAGDMAAAQQLFTEMEEKNVISWSIMIDCYAQHGNPKEALILFRQMLCQGIKPDKVSIVGALLACAQLGALDQGRWIHMHMKKKEIMLDIVVQTALVDMYMKCGSVNEASSIFNGMSERNIVTWNVMIAGLGLNGFPEAALECFSQMEMERIEMDDLIFLSVLAACSHAGLVTEGLAVFDRMRIHGIRPKLEHYGCLIDLLGRAGQLNLAQMVINSVPVKHNAALWGSLLLACRTHKSVALAELVVEKLVELLADDSGAYVLMSNIYAEAGIWEGVSRIRKLMRGRNLKKEAGRSLIEVDGSLVEFVSGEKSHIQREEVERVIWSLMKMVMPSE from the exons ATGTTAAGCGTCTCTGACATCACGTACGCCGGCCATATGTTCACTCGAATTGCCCAACCAAACACCTTCATCTGGAACACAATGGTTAGAGGCTATGTGTCGATCTCAAACCCAAAAATGGCTTTGCATTTTTATGCAAAAATGAGGAGGAACGGCCTTCTGGGGGACGGCTATACGTACCCATTTGTGCTGAAGGCGTGTGGAATGCTGGGCGGGTACTGGGAGGGAAGAGAAATTCATGGGGAGGTTGTGAAGGCTGGGTTGGTTGGAGATGTGTTTGTGAGGAATGGTTTGATTGGTTTGTATTGTAAGGAAGAGGAGATGGGTTGTGCTCGGCGGCTGTTTGATGGTTTTCCTGGGAGAAATTTGGTGTCTTGGAATTTGATGTTGGGTGGATACGTGGGCAGTGGGGATGCGAGGGAAGCGGAGAAAGTGTTTGATGAAATGCCTGACAGAGACGCGGTCTCTTATTCCATTATGATTGATGGGTATGGCAAG AAATTTGGTGATGTTATTCGTGCTCGTGAGCTCTTTGACTCCATGCCCATCAAGGATTTAATTTCTTGGAATTCTATGATTGATTCTTACGCAAAGGCTGGAGATATGGCGGCAGCTCAGCAATTATTTACAGAAATGGAAGAGAAAAATGTGATTTCTTGGAGCATTATGATTGACTGCTATGCTCAGCATGGAAATCCCAAAGAAGCCTTGATTCTGTTCAGGCAGATGCTTTGTCAAGGCATTAAACCTGACAAAGTATCCATTGTTGGTGCATTATTGGCTTGTGCACAATTAGGTGCACTTGATCAAGGAAGATGGATACATATGCacatgaagaagaaggaaattatGTTGGACATTGTTGTTCAAACCGCTTTAGTTGACATGTATATGAAATGCGGAAGTGTGAATGAGGCTTCGTCCATCTTCAATGGCATGTCGGAAAGAAATATTGTTACTTGGAATGTGATGATTGCTGGACTTGGTTTGAATGGTTTTCCAGAGGCGGCTTTGGAATGCTTCAGTCAAATGGAGATGGAAAGAATTGAAATggatgatttgatttttctgAGTGTTCTTGCTGCATGTTCTCATGCAGGTTTAGTAACTGAAGGCCTTGCTGTCTTTGACAGGATGAGAATTCATGGTATTAGGCCTAAGCTCGAGCACTATGGTTGCTTGATCGATCTCCTTGGCCGCGCAGGACAACTAAATCTAGCTCAAATGGTTATCAACTCAGTCCCTGTGAAACACAATGCGGCCCTTTGGGGATCTCTTCTTCTAGCATGTCGAACCCACAAAAGCGTGGCACTTGCAGAACTAGTGGTGGAGAAACTTGTGGAGCTCCTAGCTGATGACTCCGGGGCTTATGTTCTCATGTCAAACATTTATGCTGAAGCTGGAATATGGGAGGGTGTGTCCAGGATAAGAAAACTGATGAGGGGCAGAAATTTGAAGAAGGAAGCTGGAAGGAGCCTAATAGAGGTAGATGGCAGCCTTGTTGAGTTTGTTAGTGGTGAAAAGTCCCATATTCAAAGGGAGGAAGTGGAGAGAGTCATTTGGAGCTTAATGAAGATGGTGATGCCTTCAGAATAG